The sequence TTGGGGTTACTGGTGTTGTAGGCTTCATTGGCACCCAAAAACCGCCTTTCGTTGCAATCAGAGCTGATATGGATGCTCTGACCATGCAGGTTTGGATGTGTAGATTGTGTAGATAAGAGTTTTTGTTATTGATAGactaattaatttataatttgattGATGGGAttttgtatttataggaaatGGTGGAGTGGGTGCACAAGAGTAAAAATGCAGGGAAAATGCATGCTTGTGGGCATGATGCTCACGTTGCAATGCTTCTTGGTGCAGCAAAGATCCTTAAAGAGCATGAGCAAGATTTGCAGGTAAAATTTAACAGCTTTATGATGTCTATGGTGTATGATCTGAGTATGCATAAATAAGAATTCGCTTGCAGGATTAGACAAATCGTTTGCCCCCCACATTGCCATTTTCACGTTTGGTTTCGTGACTGGAAAGCGTAATGTGAGTTTTATGATTCTCATAAGGtcgtaacttttttttatatttgtttcaaCATCAACAGGGAACAGTTGTTCTTGTATTTCAACCGGCGGAGGAAGGAGGAGCAGGGGCTAAGAAAATGATAGCTGGTGGAGCATTAGAGAATGTTAGTGCTATTTTTGGGTTGCATGTTGCAAACCACGTACCTATTGCTGAAGTGGCCTCCAGACCTGGTCCCTTTTTAGCTGGTGCTGGCTTCTTTGAAGCGACAATAAGTGGAAAAGGTGGTCATGCAGCCCTTCCTCACCACGCGGTTGACCCGATCCTGGCAGCTTCTAATGTGATTGTCAGCTTGCAACATCTTGTCTCGCGTGAAGCTGATCCACTCGACTTGCAGGTAAAACCCCTCATTTCCACTCTAATCTTAATACAATGGGTATTCATTCCTTATTTGGTTTCTGTACAGGTTGTTTACACTTGTCCTTTCTCGCTGAAAATCTACACTCACCTGATTGAAATATAATGGGCATTGCTCAGCGCTTACTGCTCGTTGCTTTGCTTGCGTTAAACAATGACAGTTTAGTCGGGACCTATTTTAGATTCATTTCCCGATCAAATGACTGCAAGCACTAGTTAGTGCAGCATTGTTCAACCGGTTGTCTACTACGGTGACTGTCTGAAACCACCATAACTGCATTGCTTTACAGTCTTCGGTTGTATAGAATTGAGATTTTGCGATATGGAAAATAATTGGAAAGGTGTTTCTCTTTTAAGAACTCTTGTTAACTAATTTGAAAGCATATATGTTCAGGTAATCactcacctctcccagaccctgcgtaaagcgggagccttgtgcactgggtacgacattaTATGTTCAGGTAATCACTGTTGGAAAATTTCAAGGAGGTGATGCATTCAATGTTATTCCAGATTCTGTCAAAATAGATGGAACTTTCCGTGCATTTACAACGGAAAGCCTAATGCAACTCAAGCAGCGGATTAAGCAGGTAAAACAGTTA is a genomic window of Malus domestica chromosome 09, GDT2T_hap1 containing:
- the LOC103443715 gene encoding IAA-amino acid hydrolase ILR1-like 4 isoform X2, producing MVGIRRKIHANPELGYEEFETSELIRAELDQMSIEYKHPVGVTGVVGFIGTQKPPFVAIRADMDALTMQEMVEWVHKSKNAGKMHACGHDAHVAMLLGAAKILKEHEQDLQGTVVLVFQPAEEGGAGAKKMIAGGALENVSAIFGLHVANHVPIAEVASRPGPFLAGAGFFEATISGKGGHAALPHHAVDPILAASNVIVSLQHLVSREADPLDLQVITVGKFQGGDAFNVIPDSVKIDGTFRAFTTESLMQLKQRIKQVITGQASVHRCLATVNFFEDEKPLSPPTVNHKDLREHFRNVAGDMLGFEKVKDHQRWMGSEDFAYYQEAIPGYFSFLGMADDALGPLPMPHSPYFRINEDALPYGAALHASFAARYLLEFQQEVPLPEREHHDEL